A single genomic interval of Arthrobacter methylotrophus harbors:
- a CDS encoding tRNA (adenine-N1)-methyltransferase, producing MSSETAASDTETGTANTALQPTGAARRRGPFRVGERVQLTDERGRMNTITLEEGGAFHTHRGFLNHDEIIGQVDGSVVANNVGQQYQTLRPLLSDFVLSMPRGAAVVYPKDAGQIVTMADIFPGARVVEAGVGSGALSISLLRAVGDGGYLHSFERREEFADIARGNVETIFGGPHPAWKISLGDFQEEVVRSEEPGSVDRVVLDMLAPWECLDAVATVLAPGGVWINYVATVTQLSRTAEAIRADGRFTEPDAWESMVRGWHLEGLAVRPDHRMVAHTGFLLVTRRLADGVTGISVKRRPSKTEFSEEDLNAWTPAAVGERAVSDKKLRRAARDAIAGTNVKDNPAPAN from the coding sequence ATGAGCAGCGAAACCGCCGCCAGCGACACCGAAACCGGCACCGCCAACACTGCCCTCCAACCCACGGGTGCTGCGCGGCGCCGCGGACCGTTCCGTGTGGGCGAGCGGGTCCAGCTCACCGACGAACGCGGCCGGATGAACACGATCACCCTGGAGGAAGGCGGCGCCTTCCACACGCACCGCGGTTTCCTGAACCACGATGAGATCATTGGCCAGGTTGACGGTTCGGTGGTGGCCAACAACGTCGGCCAGCAGTACCAGACGCTCCGGCCGCTCCTGTCCGACTTCGTGTTGTCCATGCCCCGCGGCGCGGCTGTTGTTTATCCCAAGGATGCGGGCCAGATCGTCACCATGGCGGACATCTTCCCAGGCGCGCGCGTGGTGGAGGCCGGCGTGGGTTCCGGAGCCCTTTCGATCTCGCTGCTTCGCGCAGTGGGCGACGGCGGCTACCTGCACTCTTTCGAGCGCCGCGAAGAATTCGCCGACATCGCCCGCGGGAACGTGGAAACCATTTTCGGCGGACCACACCCTGCCTGGAAGATCTCGCTCGGTGACTTCCAGGAGGAAGTTGTCCGCAGCGAAGAACCCGGATCCGTGGACCGCGTGGTCCTCGACATGCTGGCTCCTTGGGAATGCCTCGACGCCGTAGCGACCGTTCTGGCCCCGGGCGGCGTGTGGATCAACTATGTGGCCACCGTGACCCAGCTTTCCCGAACCGCGGAAGCCATCCGCGCCGATGGCCGTTTCACCGAACCGGACGCTTGGGAATCGATGGTCCGCGGATGGCACCTCGAAGGCCTCGCAGTCCGCCCTGACCACCGCATGGTGGCCCACACCGGCTTCCTGCTCGTTACCCGGCGGCTCGCGGATGGCGTGACGGGTATCTCCGTCAAGCGCCGCCCATCCAAGACCGAGTTCAGCGAAGAGGACCTGAATGCCTGGACTCCGGCGGCAGTGGGGGAGCGGGCCGTTTCCGACAAAAAACTGCGTCGGGCGGCACGTGATGCGATAGCCGGCACCAACGTCAAGGACAACCCCGCGCCCGCGAATTAA
- a CDS encoding site-2 protease family protein, which produces MSTSGKVGHSTRGGRKDGIPLGRIAGIPVYLAYSWFIIAAFTVIVYGPALLIRNHSLGIGAYFVAFAYALLLALSVLVHELAHALSAKAFKWPTEKIVLNLWGGHTQFESFIASPGRSVLVALAGPVANFVLAGGAWLLLEANVFTGVGDTLTNILMWANLLIGIFNVLPGLPLDGGRLVESAVWKATGSQEKGTVAAGWAGRVIVIVLVVWFIALPLLSGSSPDVTLMLITFLVCSFLWVGASGAIQQATLRGRLPSVSAAALAEPAVGIPNSATVADVLRVAPYGAPAVVICGPDGRPQGLVDPAAAAAVPPSEIYATLVTAVSTPLADGAYVPRTSNGQELIQYLAQLNGAEYAVVDEIGTVTGLLRQQAVVTAITGKVARRSGRS; this is translated from the coding sequence TCATCATTGCCGCGTTTACGGTCATCGTGTACGGGCCGGCCCTGCTGATCCGGAACCACTCGCTAGGCATCGGCGCCTACTTTGTTGCCTTTGCATATGCGCTCCTCCTCGCGCTCTCGGTGCTCGTGCACGAACTCGCGCATGCTTTGAGCGCGAAGGCTTTCAAATGGCCTACGGAGAAGATCGTGTTGAACCTCTGGGGCGGGCACACGCAGTTCGAGAGTTTCATCGCATCCCCGGGCCGCTCGGTGCTGGTTGCCTTGGCGGGACCCGTGGCCAACTTTGTCCTCGCGGGCGGGGCCTGGCTATTGCTTGAGGCCAATGTCTTCACCGGGGTGGGGGACACTCTGACGAATATTCTGATGTGGGCCAACCTGCTGATCGGCATCTTCAACGTGCTCCCGGGCCTGCCCCTTGATGGAGGACGCCTCGTGGAATCCGCGGTATGGAAGGCTACGGGCAGCCAGGAAAAGGGGACGGTGGCGGCCGGGTGGGCCGGACGGGTCATCGTGATCGTCCTGGTTGTTTGGTTCATCGCGTTGCCGTTGCTGAGCGGCAGTTCCCCCGATGTCACCCTGATGCTCATCACATTCCTTGTCTGCAGCTTCCTCTGGGTCGGCGCATCCGGTGCCATTCAGCAGGCCACGCTCCGCGGACGCCTCCCCTCGGTGAGTGCCGCGGCCTTGGCCGAACCCGCCGTCGGGATTCCGAACTCGGCCACCGTCGCCGACGTCCTGCGCGTGGCACCGTACGGTGCTCCCGCCGTCGTGATTTGCGGGCCGGACGGGCGGCCGCAAGGACTTGTCGATCCGGCTGCCGCAGCAGCCGTGCCGCCCTCCGAGATTTACGCGACACTGGTCACCGCGGTTTCGACTCCGCTTGCCGACGGCGCCTACGTGCCCAGGACATCGAACGGCCAGGAACTGATCCAGTATCTGGCCCAGCTCAACGGCGCCGAATACGCCGTGGTGGACGAAATCGGCACCGTCACGGGTCTGTTGCGCCAACAGGCCGTCGTGACAGCCATTACAGGTAAAGTAGCCCGCCGGAGCGGGCGCTCCTAG